Proteins encoded within one genomic window of Candidatus Berkiella cookevillensis:
- the waaF gene encoding lipopolysaccharide heptosyltransferase II, whose amino-acid sequence MKLEDRALVIGPSWVGDMVMAQALFKAIKVKYPTTRLDVLAPEWSRPLTDRMPEIDLSLSMPLKHGELDLKKRYQIAKRLPHAYQRSFVLPNSFKSALIPFFAKIPQRIGWRGEWRYPLLNDVRILDKQQLPLMVQRYVALAYEKKTSLPSVLPKPQLLVQAENVEFALKKHQLSLQAGKIISLCPGAEFGASKRWPIEYYAQIANFFIKAGYQIWIFGSEKDKPVAEQINQATSLQCVNLCGKTSLAEAIDLMSLSTCVVSNDSGLMHIAAALNRPVVAIYGSTDPSFTPPLSDKVKIIRSDMHCSPCFKRECPLQHHLCMKNLLPERIKEAVLELVA is encoded by the coding sequence TTTAGTAATTGGCCCATCATGGGTGGGTGATATGGTGATGGCACAGGCTTTGTTTAAAGCGATTAAAGTCAAATATCCGACAACGCGCTTGGATGTTTTGGCGCCTGAATGGAGCCGCCCTTTAACCGACCGTATGCCTGAAATTGATCTTAGCTTATCCATGCCTTTGAAGCATGGTGAACTAGACTTAAAAAAAAGATATCAGATTGCTAAACGTTTGCCGCATGCCTATCAACGTAGTTTTGTATTACCTAACTCTTTCAAGTCCGCCTTAATTCCTTTTTTTGCAAAAATACCACAGCGTATTGGTTGGCGTGGTGAATGGCGCTATCCGCTTTTAAACGATGTCAGGATCTTAGATAAGCAGCAATTGCCCTTAATGGTGCAGCGTTATGTTGCCTTGGCATATGAAAAAAAGACATCTTTACCCAGTGTATTGCCTAAGCCCCAATTGCTTGTTCAAGCAGAAAATGTAGAGTTTGCCTTAAAAAAACACCAGTTGTCCTTACAGGCCGGCAAAATTATTAGTTTATGTCCAGGGGCAGAATTTGGGGCTTCTAAACGTTGGCCGATTGAATACTATGCACAGATAGCCAACTTTTTTATAAAAGCAGGTTATCAAATTTGGATCTTTGGTTCAGAAAAAGATAAACCCGTTGCAGAGCAAATCAATCAAGCGACTTCGTTACAGTGTGTTAATTTATGTGGCAAGACCTCTTTGGCAGAAGCGATTGATCTGATGTCTTTGAGTACGTGCGTGGTGAGCAATGATTCGGGTTTGATGCATATTGCTGCTGCCTTGAATAGGCCGGTAGTGGCTATTTATGGCTCAACTGATCCAAGTTTTACGCCACCGCTCAGTGATAAGGTGAAAATAATTCGCTCAGATATGCACTGTAGTCCTTGTTTTAAACGGGAATGCCCATTACAACATCATTTATGCATGAAAAACCTTCTGCCAGAGCGCATAAAAGAGGCTGTTTTGGAGTTAGTGGCATAG
- the waaC gene encoding lipopolysaccharide heptosyltransferase I produces MKVLIIKMSSLGDVIHTLPAVTDAAKALKNVHFDWVVESAFQEIPKWHPAVGRVIGIDMRRWRKNIMQALQQGEIKSFIKQLRTSQYDLVLDAQGLIKSSSVAFLAKGHRVGLDKHSARESIASLFYQTKIAASKNQHAVEKLRQLFARALGYSYQASALSYGIDESCLKAVTVPDEYVMFLHGTTWSTKHWPEQYWYDLAALLSEQGKQVMLTWGNELEKQRAEKIRAFCEQRALTLLPIILPKLSLGEITYVIAKAQAVVAVDTGLGHIAAMMNVPTVSLYGPTFPGFTGAYGNHQRHLSVSKDCHPCFEKQCPIAKENMLYPPCFESLPPAKVSEILKQIMQQEPQYG; encoded by the coding sequence ATGAAAGTTTTAATTATTAAGATGTCTTCGCTTGGAGATGTGATTCATACCTTACCGGCTGTCACTGATGCAGCAAAAGCGCTGAAAAATGTGCATTTTGATTGGGTGGTAGAAAGCGCCTTTCAAGAAATTCCTAAATGGCATCCCGCTGTGGGGCGTGTTATAGGCATTGATATGCGTCGTTGGCGCAAAAATATAATGCAAGCATTGCAGCAAGGTGAAATTAAAAGCTTTATTAAGCAACTTCGTACGTCGCAATACGATCTTGTTTTGGATGCCCAAGGTCTCATTAAGAGTAGTAGTGTGGCATTCTTAGCAAAAGGGCATCGAGTAGGTTTGGACAAGCATTCTGCGAGAGAATCGATAGCCAGTTTGTTTTATCAAACAAAAATTGCGGCTTCAAAAAATCAGCATGCCGTAGAAAAGCTTCGACAATTATTTGCAAGAGCTTTGGGTTATTCTTACCAGGCCTCTGCCTTATCCTATGGGATTGATGAAAGCTGTCTTAAAGCAGTCACTGTACCGGATGAGTACGTGATGTTTTTGCATGGTACAACATGGTCGACCAAACATTGGCCAGAACAATATTGGTACGATTTGGCTGCGTTACTATCCGAACAGGGTAAGCAAGTGATGCTGACTTGGGGCAATGAGCTTGAAAAACAACGCGCAGAAAAAATACGCGCCTTTTGTGAGCAACGTGCCTTGACGTTATTGCCCATTATTTTGCCCAAACTATCACTTGGTGAAATAACTTATGTAATTGCGAAAGCGCAAGCAGTTGTTGCGGTTGATACAGGTTTAGGACACATTGCCGCCATGATGAATGTGCCCACTGTATCCTTATATGGCCCTACCTTCCCTGGATTTACAGGTGCTTACGGCAATCATCAGAGACATTTAAGTGTGAGCAAGGACTGTCATCCTTGTTTTGAGAAGCAATGTCCCATAGCAAAAGAAAACATGTTATATCCTCCTTGCTTTGAAAGTTTGCCACCTGCAAAAGTTTCTGAGATATTGAAGCAAATAATGCAGCAAGAGCCACAGTATGGTTAA
- a CDS encoding O-antigen ligase family protein, whose translation MVKQLFFSQAIEKKCIPVLLLCFAFAIPVSTALTTGTMLAIGLLWLLGYETFPQKIGFYYRHPLGIATTAFILLSLLGLLYSQVSLHESTHTLRDYVRLAAIPILAFYLQEKKLQSIVVKAFVVAMILTLVLGYLKVFVHLPIGLKYTMGAVFKSHIKTSYFMAIAAFILSVYGLHTPAHRWWVSLLVLAMIYYLFFLSVGRIGHISLLVLILYVAWHRWRIKGLWIGFVGIFLLFALMYSHSEVFSNRINLLKQDWVFYQERNLEASSLGSRIEFYKTSLAVFAEHPWIGIGTGGFEKAYELYHSGSNILLTDNPHNQYLKAMVELGMLGLFNLMALFYLQWRYSGLLSSERSLLIRGCLLSFYIGCLLNSWLSDFTESYFYVLLSALIFAQFSMKKDVIEHRPFKNLAVKTLS comes from the coding sequence ATGGTTAAGCAATTATTCTTCAGCCAAGCAATTGAAAAAAAGTGTATCCCTGTATTGCTGCTATGTTTTGCCTTTGCAATACCCGTATCGACAGCCCTGACAACAGGAACCATGTTAGCCATAGGACTTTTATGGCTGTTGGGATATGAAACATTCCCGCAGAAAATAGGCTTTTACTATCGACACCCTCTGGGTATTGCAACAACCGCCTTTATCTTATTAAGCCTATTAGGCTTGTTGTATTCACAGGTTTCGTTGCATGAAAGCACACATACGCTTAGGGATTATGTGCGTTTAGCTGCGATTCCAATACTGGCTTTTTATTTGCAAGAGAAAAAATTGCAATCTATCGTTGTAAAAGCTTTTGTTGTGGCTATGATCCTGACCCTTGTCCTTGGCTATTTAAAAGTATTTGTGCATTTGCCGATTGGTTTAAAATACACGATGGGTGCAGTATTCAAAAGCCACATCAAGACTAGTTATTTTATGGCAATTGCTGCCTTTATTTTATCTGTGTATGGATTACATACGCCAGCGCATCGATGGTGGGTTTCTCTCCTTGTGTTGGCAATGATTTATTATTTATTTTTCCTAAGCGTGGGAAGAATTGGGCATATATCACTGCTTGTTTTAATACTTTATGTGGCTTGGCATCGATGGCGGATAAAGGGATTATGGATAGGGTTTGTTGGCATATTCTTATTGTTTGCTTTGATGTACAGCCACTCAGAGGTATTCTCAAACCGCATTAATTTACTAAAACAGGATTGGGTTTTTTATCAAGAAAGAAATCTGGAAGCCTCTTCTTTAGGTTCTCGTATTGAATTTTATAAAACGAGTTTGGCAGTATTTGCTGAACATCCTTGGATAGGTATTGGGACAGGCGGTTTTGAAAAAGCATATGAGCTTTATCACAGTGGAAGTAATATCTTATTAACAGATAATCCACATAATCAGTATTTAAAGGCAATGGTTGAACTAGGGATGCTAGGATTATTCAATTTAATGGCACTTTTTTATTTACAATGGCGATACTCAGGATTGTTATCCTCAGAGAGAAGCCTTTTAATACGCGGTTGTTTACTTTCTTTTTATATTGGATGTTTGCTTAACTCATGGTTGAGTGATTTTACAGAAAGTTATTTTTACGTATTATTGTCGGCGTTGATATTTGCGCAGTTTAGTATGAAAAAAGATGTCATTGAACATCGTCCCTTCAAAAATTTAGCTGTGAAGACTTTATCATGA